The proteins below come from a single Gemmatimonadaceae bacterium genomic window:
- a CDS encoding polyprenyl synthetase family protein, with amino-acid sequence MATAAPADAVTAGLVMAEGFDRELEQLKAFIQTWTAASNGEVKPLLEWQFFGRSKYFRPVTLFACHQAVAGEPVSDTQIRAAAAVEMVHNVSLIVDDILDRSRFRRGVLTLHCRFGLLPALMASGYVTADAFELVRDNPFNVQIIGELFRRLAAAETLQWRLRRQPLGVEDWRLIAGEDTGSMFEACACLGTGDSRLREFGHLLGMLYHGCDDVGDVKGAVALGGGGEEDLRDGILTLPVALAIRDPEVALLFRQPTPEGLPRLLDAMKAALPLAEEYLDGIAAEAEAEARRVARAPDGLIALVRNTRRLSA; translated from the coding sequence GTGGCCACCGCCGCTCCGGCCGACGCCGTCACCGCCGGTCTGGTGATGGCCGAAGGGTTCGATCGCGAACTCGAGCAGCTCAAGGCGTTCATCCAGACCTGGACCGCAGCCAGCAACGGCGAGGTCAAGCCGCTGCTCGAGTGGCAGTTCTTCGGTCGCTCCAAGTACTTCCGGCCCGTCACCTTGTTCGCCTGCCACCAGGCAGTTGCGGGCGAACCGGTGAGCGACACGCAGATCCGGGCGGCGGCGGCGGTCGAGATGGTGCACAACGTGTCGCTCATCGTCGACGACATCCTCGATCGCTCGCGCTTCCGCCGCGGCGTGCTGACCCTGCATTGTCGTTTTGGACTGCTGCCCGCGCTCATGGCCTCGGGCTATGTCACCGCTGACGCCTTCGAGCTCGTCCGCGACAATCCGTTCAACGTGCAGATCATCGGCGAGCTGTTCCGACGCCTCGCGGCCGCGGAAACGCTCCAGTGGCGCCTGCGACGCCAGCCCCTCGGCGTCGAAGACTGGCGGCTGATCGCCGGCGAGGACACCGGAAGCATGTTCGAGGCCTGCGCCTGCCTTGGCACCGGAGACTCCAGGCTCCGCGAGTTTGGACACCTGCTGGGCATGCTCTACCACGGCTGTGACGACGTCGGTGACGTCAAGGGCGCCGTCGCGTTAGGCGGCGGGGGCGAGGAGGATCTCCGCGATGGCATCCTCACCCTGCCGGTGGCCCTGGCCATCCGGGATCCGGAGGTAGCGCTCCTGTTTCGGCAGCCAACGCCGGAAGGGCTGCCAAGGCTCCTCGATGCCATGAAGGCCGCCCTGCCCCTGGCCGAGGAGTATCTCGACGGCATCGCCGCGGAGGCGGAGGCCGAGGCGCGACGCGTGGCGCGCGCGCCCGATGGCCTGATCGCCCTCGTCCGGAATACCCGTCGCCTGTCAGCGTGA
- a CDS encoding NAD(P)/FAD-dependent oxidoreductase: MTDPPRARRRSASATSRYDTVVVGGGPAGAVMAWSLASRGLRVLVLDRARFPREKVCGDFVEPRGLRLLQSMGCLGRLEAHGPLAITHVNLFLGSRSAYREHIPFYAGQTDVPSHGYIIPREELDVRILESAASAGAEVRQGCHVSGVERDGAELRVQYRDGEADAIARAPIVVGADGVHSVVARSFGLLHDDPRYMAISQRAYVEGIETANGEAAFVFDRDLFPGYGWMFPMSNGRANVGVGILAETRDRYQISVPALLQSFLRKLQRIHPGCASMRLASKPIGGIVKTYGGGGKNYFDGGILIGDAGCFVDPMTGEGITPAAESAVIGADVIVDALARGRTDAATLSAYHARFRAYFDPAMCYLDFVASVMRNKHFGDFWLGVVERGCEMAMRDAAFAKTGGAAFGGLDVRPLDIVSRMWAKAAGQVTAETGRFAADLAAGRFRPLGGFADVGRWYSGWLGSLAEDPGWHAGWMRDVSRKWLGLARTTRFRDPRTRGPVQVRLSAAASR; the protein is encoded by the coding sequence GTGACTGATCCCCCGCGCGCTCGGCGTCGGTCGGCGTCAGCCACCTCACGCTACGACACCGTGGTGGTCGGTGGCGGACCCGCGGGTGCGGTGATGGCCTGGTCACTGGCGTCGCGCGGCCTGCGAGTGCTCGTGCTGGATCGTGCGCGCTTCCCACGGGAAAAGGTCTGCGGCGACTTCGTCGAGCCCCGGGGACTTCGCCTCCTCCAGTCCATGGGCTGTCTGGGTCGGCTCGAAGCCCATGGCCCGCTGGCCATCACCCACGTCAACCTGTTCCTCGGGAGCCGGAGCGCGTACCGCGAGCACATCCCGTTCTACGCCGGGCAGACCGACGTGCCGTCGCACGGCTACATCATCCCGCGTGAAGAGCTTGATGTCCGCATCCTCGAATCGGCGGCGAGCGCTGGCGCCGAGGTTCGACAGGGGTGCCATGTGTCCGGCGTGGAACGCGACGGCGCCGAACTTCGCGTGCAATATCGCGACGGTGAGGCCGACGCGATCGCTCGGGCCCCGATCGTCGTCGGCGCGGACGGCGTGCATTCCGTCGTGGCGCGCTCGTTCGGGCTGCTGCACGACGATCCACGGTACATGGCCATCTCGCAACGCGCGTACGTCGAAGGCATCGAGACGGCAAACGGCGAAGCGGCGTTCGTGTTCGACCGCGACCTCTTCCCTGGCTATGGGTGGATGTTCCCCATGTCCAATGGTCGCGCCAACGTGGGCGTCGGCATTCTCGCCGAGACGCGCGATCGGTACCAGATCAGCGTGCCGGCGCTGCTGCAGTCTTTCCTTCGCAAGCTGCAACGCATTCATCCCGGCTGCGCGTCGATGCGTCTCGCGTCCAAGCCGATCGGCGGGATCGTGAAGACGTACGGCGGGGGCGGGAAGAACTACTTTGACGGCGGCATCCTGATCGGAGACGCAGGGTGCTTCGTGGACCCGATGACGGGTGAGGGCATCACACCGGCCGCCGAGTCCGCAGTCATCGGCGCCGATGTCATCGTCGATGCGCTGGCGCGTGGGCGCACGGACGCGGCGACGCTGTCGGCGTATCACGCGCGCTTCCGCGCCTACTTCGATCCCGCGATGTGCTACCTCGACTTTGTGGCGAGCGTGATGCGCAACAAGCACTTCGGCGACTTCTGGCTGGGAGTCGTCGAACGCGGCTGCGAGATGGCGATGCGGGACGCGGCGTTTGCCAAGACGGGGGGCGCGGCGTTCGGCGGACTCGACGTGCGGCCGCTCGACATCGTGAGTCGCATGTGGGCCAAGGCCGCCGGGCAGGTCACTGCCGAGACGGGCCGGTTCGCGGCCGACCTGGCGGCGGGACGCTTTCGCCCGCTGGGCGGGTTCGCCGACGTGGGCCGCTGGTACTCGGGATGGCTTGGATCGCTCGCCGAGGATCCCGGTTGGCACGCGGGCTGGATGCGCGACGTGAGTCGCAAGTGGCTCGGGCTGGCGCGCACGACGCGATTTCGGGATCCGCGCACACGCGGACCGGTGCAGGTGCGGCTCAGCGCCGCGGCGTCACGCTGA
- a CDS encoding fumarate hydratase, producing the protein MPTITQADFIQSIADALQHISYYHPLDYIEALAQAYEREQSPAARDAIAQILTNSRMCAEGHRPICQDTGIVVVFLKVGMNVRWDATMSIQEMVDEGVRRAYLLPENVLRASIVADPAFSRKNTRDNTPAVVHTELVAGDTVEVKLAAKGGGSENKSKFAMLNPGDSIVDWVLRTVPLMGAGWCPPGMLGIGIGGSAEKAMLMAKESLMEHIDMAQLKARGPQNRIEELRIELHDKVNALGIGAQGLGGLSTVLDVKIFDYPTHAASKPIAMIPNCAATRHAHFTLDGSGVARLPIPRLSDWPDVTWRPDVNAKRVDLNALTPEIVATWKAGDRLLLSGKLLTGRDAAHKRIADLYAKGEGLPEGVDFTNRVIYYVGPVDPVRDEAVGPAGPTTATRMDSFTEMMLARTGLVAMIGKAERGPTGLEAIRKHRAAYLMAVGGAAYLVSKAIRAARVVAFGDLGMEAIYEFDVDEMPVTVAVDAAGNNVHETGPQEWQEKIRRLPVLT; encoded by the coding sequence ATGCCGACCATCACGCAGGCCGACTTCATCCAGTCGATCGCCGACGCCCTCCAGCACATCTCGTACTACCACCCCCTCGACTACATCGAGGCGCTGGCCCAGGCGTACGAGCGCGAACAGAGCCCCGCGGCCCGGGACGCCATCGCGCAGATCCTCACCAACTCGCGAATGTGTGCCGAGGGGCACCGCCCGATCTGCCAGGACACCGGGATCGTGGTGGTCTTCCTGAAGGTCGGGATGAACGTGCGGTGGGACGCCACCATGTCCATCCAGGAGATGGTCGACGAGGGTGTGCGCCGCGCGTATCTATTGCCCGAGAACGTGCTGCGCGCGTCGATCGTCGCCGATCCGGCTTTCTCCCGGAAGAACACCCGCGACAACACACCGGCCGTCGTGCACACCGAGCTCGTCGCCGGCGACACGGTCGAGGTCAAGCTCGCCGCCAAGGGAGGCGGTTCCGAGAACAAGTCCAAGTTCGCGATGCTCAATCCCGGCGACTCCATCGTCGACTGGGTCCTCAGGACGGTGCCGCTCATGGGTGCGGGCTGGTGCCCGCCCGGCATGCTCGGCATCGGCATCGGTGGTTCGGCCGAAAAGGCCATGCTGATGGCGAAGGAATCGCTCATGGAGCACATCGACATGGCACAGCTCAAGGCCCGCGGGCCGCAGAACCGCATCGAGGAACTGCGCATCGAGCTGCACGACAAGGTGAATGCGTTAGGCATCGGCGCCCAGGGACTCGGCGGACTCTCCACCGTGCTGGACGTGAAGATCTTCGACTACCCGACGCACGCGGCGTCGAAGCCGATCGCGATGATCCCGAATTGCGCCGCCACGCGGCATGCCCACTTCACGCTCGACGGTTCCGGCGTGGCCCGGCTGCCGATCCCCAGGCTCTCCGACTGGCCCGACGTCACCTGGCGTCCTGACGTCAACGCCAAACGCGTCGACCTCAACGCGCTCACGCCGGAGATCGTCGCGACGTGGAAGGCTGGTGACCGTTTGCTGCTCAGCGGCAAGTTGCTCACAGGGCGCGACGCAGCGCACAAGCGCATCGCCGACCTCTACGCGAAGGGCGAAGGACTGCCCGAAGGGGTCGACTTCACCAATCGCGTGATCTACTACGTCGGCCCCGTCGATCCGGTGCGCGACGAAGCCGTCGGACCCGCCGGCCCCACGACCGCGACGCGCATGGACTCGTTCACCGAGATGATGCTCGCCCGCACCGGGCTGGTCGCCATGATCGGCAAGGCCGAGCGCGGACCGACCGGCCTCGAGGCCATTCGCAAGCACAGGGCCGCCTATCTGATGGCGGTGGGCGGCGCTGCCTACCTGGTATCCAAGGCGATCCGCGCCGCGCGCGTCGTGGCCTTCGGTGACCTCGGGATGGAGGCGATCTACGAGTTTGACGTCGACGAGATGCCCGTCACCGTCGCCGTCGACGCGGCCGGGAACAACGTCCACGAGACGGGGCCGCAGGAGTGGCAGGAAAAGATCAGGAGGCTGCCGGTCCTCACTTGA
- a CDS encoding metal-sulfur cluster assembly factor, whose protein sequence is MRGLPVFEPDLPAPHSAPPRVDDAVDQAAPGDPADSALSPDQVRLALRRVKDPEINMNIVDLGLIYDIVVEGSDVRVDMSLTSPGCPSGPEIMGEAQRQVETIDGIGSATINLVWSPPWTPDRIEPRVRAYLGF, encoded by the coding sequence ATGAGAGGACTCCCCGTGTTTGAACCCGACCTTCCGGCGCCGCATTCGGCGCCCCCCCGTGTTGACGATGCCGTCGATCAGGCCGCGCCCGGGGATCCCGCCGACAGTGCCCTCTCGCCCGATCAGGTGCGCCTCGCCCTGCGGCGTGTGAAGGACCCGGAGATCAACATGAACATCGTCGACCTCGGGCTCATCTACGACATCGTCGTGGAAGGGAGCGACGTCCGCGTCGACATGAGCCTGACGTCGCCTGGCTGTCCCTCCGGCCCCGAGATCATGGGTGAAGCGCAGCGGCAGGTCGAGACCATCGACGGCATCGGGTCGGCAACGATCAACCTCGTGTGGTCTCCGCCGTGGACGCCGGATCGGATCGAGCCACGGGTGCGCGCCTACCTCGGCTTTTGA
- a CDS encoding MgtC/SapB family protein — protein sequence MRSLPEVWMHVAQLVMAFLLALPIAWDRERHERSAGLRTFTLVAISTCAFLIAARTAFEPSNEAQSRVWQGLLTGIGFIGSGAILKTGTNVRGTATAASIWSTAAVGAAVAYHQYDIAVLLSAAVFAVLRWLAPFKSSGAEGAFEGDRRVGAADRRATSSRVSQHSPDPSDRSH from the coding sequence ATGAGAAGCCTGCCCGAGGTCTGGATGCATGTGGCCCAGCTCGTGATGGCCTTTCTGCTCGCGTTGCCGATCGCCTGGGACCGCGAGCGTCACGAGCGTAGCGCCGGGCTGCGCACGTTCACGCTCGTCGCGATCTCGACGTGTGCCTTCCTGATCGCGGCGCGGACCGCGTTCGAGCCATCGAACGAGGCGCAGTCACGGGTGTGGCAGGGTCTGCTCACCGGCATCGGATTCATCGGCAGCGGCGCCATCCTCAAGACCGGCACCAACGTGCGCGGAACGGCCACCGCGGCGAGTATCTGGAGCACGGCGGCCGTGGGGGCCGCGGTGGCGTATCACCAGTACGACATCGCGGTGTTGCTGAGCGCGGCGGTCTTTGCGGTTCTTCGCTGGCTCGCACCCTTCAAGTCGAGCGGCGCCGAGGGAGCCTTTGAAGGTGATCGCCGAGTGGGCGCGGCCGATCGTCGCGCTACCAGCTCACGCGTTTCGCAGCACTCTCCTGACCCGAGCGATCGATCGCACTGA
- a CDS encoding family 10 glycosylhydrolase, whose amino-acid sequence MPDAATIRSWCRCRISLPGHIRLVLFLLVLTGATGARAQEWTQGQRYARAAGEADTIAPPVMREFRAAWLATVSNIDWPSRPGLSVDSMKAELRVLLDAAARARLNAIIFQVRPSADALYASKLEPWSYYLTGVQGRAPAPSWDPLRWAIAESHARGMELHAWFNPYRSRHPSDKSPRAAPSHVSRAHPTWNRRYGTMQWMDPGVPAVRQRTVNVILDVVQRYDVDGVHMDDYFYPYPERTRRGRRIPFPDDASYRAYQRRGGTLARDDWRRANVDGLVGEIYEKVKATKPWVKVGISPFGIWRPGYPETVSGFDQYEELYADARLWLNKGWIDYFTPQLYWKLGAPQQPYGDLLAWWRGENLLARHVWPGNYTGRASARRNVTWPVSEIIDQVQETRRQLGALSGNVHFPLNAFVANTDALVDRMTAGVYAEPALIPASPWLSSGESAVPAIRVDSTADGIQLTIEPSVFSTAAVPAPPATGDATRTTRPTPPRDHVSDARWWVVRARYADAWSVWIADASTTMVRLANGVDGAMPAYVTVSAIDRSGQESAAKRVSW is encoded by the coding sequence ATGCCTGACGCGGCAACGATCCGGAGCTGGTGTCGCTGCCGCATCAGCCTCCCAGGCCACATCCGTCTCGTCCTGTTCCTCCTCGTGCTCACCGGCGCGACGGGTGCACGCGCTCAGGAATGGACGCAGGGTCAGCGCTACGCGCGCGCAGCGGGAGAGGCAGACACGATCGCACCGCCCGTGATGCGGGAGTTCCGCGCGGCGTGGCTCGCGACGGTGTCCAACATCGACTGGCCATCCCGTCCGGGCCTGTCCGTCGACTCCATGAAGGCCGAACTGCGCGTGCTGCTCGACGCGGCTGCGCGCGCCCGACTCAACGCGATCATCTTCCAGGTGCGGCCGTCCGCTGACGCGCTGTATGCCTCGAAGCTGGAGCCGTGGTCGTACTATCTCACCGGAGTCCAGGGTCGGGCGCCCGCACCCTCGTGGGATCCCCTGCGCTGGGCGATCGCCGAGTCGCACGCTCGAGGGATGGAACTCCACGCGTGGTTCAACCCCTATCGTTCACGACACCCATCAGACAAGAGCCCACGTGCCGCACCGTCGCACGTGAGTCGCGCTCACCCCACGTGGAACCGTCGCTACGGCACCATGCAGTGGATGGATCCCGGGGTACCCGCCGTGCGGCAGCGAACGGTGAACGTGATCCTCGACGTCGTGCAGCGTTACGACGTGGATGGCGTGCACATGGACGACTACTTCTACCCGTATCCCGAGCGCACCCGTCGCGGTCGCCGGATCCCGTTTCCCGACGATGCGTCGTATCGCGCGTACCAGCGTCGTGGCGGAACGCTCGCGCGCGACGACTGGCGGCGTGCCAACGTTGACGGACTCGTCGGCGAGATCTACGAGAAGGTGAAGGCCACCAAGCCGTGGGTGAAGGTGGGCATCTCGCCATTCGGCATCTGGCGTCCCGGGTATCCCGAAACGGTGAGTGGCTTCGATCAGTACGAGGAGCTCTACGCTGACGCTCGGCTCTGGCTCAACAAGGGGTGGATCGACTACTTCACGCCCCAGCTCTACTGGAAACTCGGCGCGCCGCAGCAGCCCTACGGCGACCTGCTGGCGTGGTGGCGCGGCGAGAATCTCCTGGCGCGTCACGTCTGGCCGGGGAACTACACCGGGCGTGCATCGGCGCGCCGGAACGTCACCTGGCCGGTGAGCGAGATCATCGACCAGGTACAGGAGACGCGTCGGCAGCTCGGTGCGCTCAGTGGCAATGTGCATTTCCCGTTGAACGCCTTCGTGGCGAACACCGATGCGCTGGTCGACCGCATGACGGCCGGGGTCTATGCCGAGCCAGCGCTGATCCCCGCATCGCCATGGCTTTCGTCGGGTGAGTCGGCCGTTCCAGCGATCCGCGTTGACTCCACCGCGGACGGCATCCAGTTGACCATCGAGCCGTCGGTTTTCAGCACGGCGGCCGTGCCTGCACCGCCAGCGACGGGCGATGCAACGCGAACCACGCGCCCGACCCCACCGCGCGATCATGTCAGCGACGCGCGCTGGTGGGTCGTGCGGGCGCGCTACGCCGATGCGTGGAGCGTCTGGATCGCCGACGCGTCAACGACGATGGTGCGACTGGCGAACGGCGTGGACGGTGCCATGCCGGCGTATGTCACCGTCAGTGCGATCGATCGCTCGGGTCAGGAGAGTGCTGCGAAACGCGTGAGCTGGTAG
- a CDS encoding ribonuclease D, with product MPSTSPAARYLDTASAATGFLGEIASARTVAVDTEGASYHRFVDRIYLLQLSTAAQHAIIDPLKVSDLGRLGALLEDPAVEVVFHDADYDLRLLHQDYGWRVTNIFDTRVAAQLLGIKAFGLAALLEQNFGVKLDKKHQRADWSMRPLTTDMLDYAAQDTLHLIDLSQRMRAALEKKRRWHWAQEEFKRLEGTQWDADDPSTTFLRLKGARDLGRRELARLRELVTWRDDVARSQDRSTFRVVTNEALLELSRRNPARPAEVGAVKGLNARLVEQRGRDIVEAVLRGNAVPEAELPRFPRAPRWDRDPDFDDKVARLKTVRDAAAVRLEMDPGVLCARDRLEAVVRARPTRVEDLSSIHELRRWQVEELGEEFVKALRAAGNGTRPQPASDSPYRDA from the coding sequence GTGCCCTCGACCAGTCCCGCCGCCCGCTACCTCGATACTGCCTCCGCAGCCACGGGCTTTCTGGGGGAGATTGCCTCCGCGCGGACCGTGGCCGTGGACACCGAAGGCGCGAGCTATCACCGCTTCGTTGACCGGATCTACCTGCTGCAGCTGTCGACCGCGGCGCAGCACGCCATCATCGACCCGCTCAAGGTCAGCGATCTCGGAAGGCTCGGCGCTCTGCTCGAAGATCCGGCGGTCGAGGTCGTGTTTCACGATGCCGACTACGACCTTCGGCTCCTGCACCAGGACTATGGCTGGCGCGTCACGAACATCTTCGACACGCGTGTTGCCGCCCAGCTCCTTGGTATCAAGGCGTTCGGTCTGGCGGCACTCCTCGAGCAGAACTTCGGGGTCAAGCTCGACAAGAAGCACCAGCGCGCCGACTGGTCGATGCGACCGCTGACCACCGACATGCTCGACTACGCGGCACAGGACACGCTCCACCTCATCGACCTGAGCCAGCGCATGCGCGCTGCGCTCGAGAAGAAGCGTCGCTGGCACTGGGCGCAGGAGGAGTTCAAGCGGCTCGAGGGGACCCAGTGGGACGCGGACGATCCGTCCACGACGTTCCTCAGGCTCAAGGGCGCGCGGGATCTGGGTCGGCGCGAACTCGCGCGCTTGCGCGAGTTGGTGACCTGGCGCGACGACGTGGCCCGGTCGCAGGACCGCAGCACTTTTCGTGTCGTGACAAACGAGGCACTGCTGGAACTTTCGCGCCGCAACCCCGCGCGCCCGGCCGAGGTCGGGGCGGTGAAGGGGCTCAATGCCAGGCTCGTCGAGCAGCGCGGTCGAGACATCGTGGAGGCCGTGCTGCGGGGCAACGCGGTTCCCGAGGCCGAGCTGCCGCGGTTCCCGCGCGCGCCACGCTGGGATCGCGATCCCGACTTTGACGACAAGGTCGCCCGCCTCAAGACGGTTCGCGATGCGGCCGCCGTGCGGCTTGAGATGGATCCCGGCGTGTTGTGTGCCCGCGATCGTCTGGAGGCCGTCGTGCGCGCCAGGCCGACGCGTGTGGAAGACCTGTCGTCGATTCACGAGCTGCGGCGCTGGCAAGTCGAGGAACTGGGAGAGGAGTTCGTGAAGGCCCTGCGCGCCGCCGGCAACGGTACGCGCCCGCAGCCCGCCAGCGACTCTCCCTACCGTGATGCCTGA
- a CDS encoding alpha/beta fold hydrolase, whose amino-acid sequence MIAWLEGRSVGFDDVGSGPPIVFLHGFPHRRTLWAPQLGALVDRARCIAPDLRGFGESAAAEPYSMDRYADDVAALLDHLRVERAIVCGLSMGGYVALAMWRRHAERIRGLVLMDTRAGADTAEGVQKRHEMIALARARGSSAVADAMIAGMVGKSTRERCPEVVDSMHAMLESAPVDGIVGALTALMTRPDSSATLATITVPTLVIVGAEDALTPVKEAEFLQRGIVGSRLEVIQLAGHVASFERSGAVNHVLSEFLAAMNLE is encoded by the coding sequence GTGATCGCCTGGCTCGAGGGTCGATCGGTCGGCTTCGATGACGTGGGATCGGGACCCCCGATCGTGTTCCTGCATGGCTTCCCGCATCGGCGCACGCTGTGGGCGCCTCAACTGGGCGCGCTCGTGGACCGCGCGCGCTGCATCGCTCCCGACCTTCGAGGCTTTGGTGAGTCGGCCGCCGCGGAGCCGTATTCGATGGACCGCTACGCCGACGACGTGGCCGCGCTGCTTGACCACCTGCGCGTAGAGCGCGCGATTGTCTGCGGCCTTTCGATGGGCGGATATGTGGCCCTCGCGATGTGGCGGCGGCACGCCGAGCGTATCCGGGGGCTCGTACTCATGGACACGCGCGCCGGTGCCGACACCGCCGAGGGCGTGCAGAAGCGCCACGAGATGATCGCGCTGGCCCGCGCACGCGGCAGCAGTGCCGTGGCCGATGCCATGATTGCCGGCATGGTCGGCAAGAGCACACGAGAACGGTGTCCCGAGGTCGTGGACTCGATGCATGCGATGCTGGAGAGCGCCCCCGTGGACGGCATCGTGGGCGCGCTCACGGCGCTCATGACGCGACCAGATTCGTCCGCGACGCTGGCCACGATCACGGTCCCCACGCTCGTGATCGTGGGCGCGGAGGACGCGCTGACGCCGGTGAAGGAGGCCGAGTTCCTCCAGCGAGGCATTGTCGGCAGTCGGCTCGAGGTCATCCAGCTGGCGGGGCACGTGGCATCCTTCGAGCGCTCAGGCGCGGTGAACCACGTGCTGTCGGAGTTTCTCGCCGCGATGAACCTGGAGTAG
- a CDS encoding HAD family hydrolase, whose protein sequence is MLRAITLDYWDTIYIGASAPERVERRQEALVHMLAALGTTVPREEFDALYHESAQVANRWWRDEQRGYHTADRIRWILGKLSIERPADCEHVAHAASVVDKTLIDFPPPLLPGAKAGIEALAARFSLAIVSDTGFASGTAQDQLLRTDGLRDHFVATIYSMDVGLAKPRHEIFQAALDALGVEPAETLHVGDIERTDVRGALAMGMRAVRLDAIRDSGPSTGEFVARSWPELLGYIVE, encoded by the coding sequence TTGCTCCGCGCCATCACGCTCGACTACTGGGACACGATCTACATCGGCGCCTCCGCACCCGAACGCGTTGAGCGTCGGCAGGAGGCGCTGGTGCACATGCTCGCGGCCCTGGGCACCACGGTGCCGCGTGAGGAGTTCGACGCGCTGTATCACGAGTCCGCGCAGGTCGCCAACCGCTGGTGGCGCGACGAGCAGCGCGGCTACCACACCGCCGACCGCATTCGCTGGATCCTCGGCAAACTCTCGATTGAACGGCCGGCTGACTGCGAACACGTGGCTCACGCCGCGTCCGTGGTCGACAAGACCCTGATCGACTTCCCGCCACCGCTCCTCCCTGGCGCGAAGGCGGGGATTGAGGCCCTCGCGGCGCGCTTCTCGCTGGCCATCGTCTCCGATACCGGGTTCGCGAGCGGGACTGCGCAGGATCAACTGCTCCGCACCGACGGACTGCGCGATCACTTTGTCGCGACGATCTACTCGATGGACGTCGGGCTGGCCAAGCCTCGCCACGAGATCTTCCAGGCCGCACTCGACGCCCTTGGTGTCGAGCCCGCCGAGACCCTGCACGTCGGGGATATCGAGCGGACGGATGTCCGCGGCGCGCTCGCGATGGGGATGCGCGCGGTGCGCCTTGACGCGATTCGCGATTCAGGTCCATCGACTGGCGAGTTTGTGGCGCGATCATGGCCTGAGCTTCTGGGATACATCGTCGAGTAG
- a CDS encoding ferredoxin family protein codes for MPYVITEACKDTKDRSCVDVCPVDCIYEGPEQLYIHPDECIDCGACEPECPVTAIFPEEDVPAAQREYIQINRNVFKNDPPPGRPQR; via the coding sequence ATGCCTTACGTCATTACCGAAGCCTGCAAGGACACCAAGGACCGCTCCTGCGTCGACGTGTGCCCCGTCGACTGCATCTACGAGGGGCCCGAGCAGCTCTATATCCATCCCGACGAGTGCATTGACTGCGGCGCATGTGAGCCCGAGTGCCCCGTCACCGCGATCTTCCCCGAAGAGGACGTTCCCGCCGCCCAGCGCGAGTACATCCAGATCAACCGCAACGTCTTCAAGAACGATCCCCCTCCGGGCCGGCCACAGCGGTAG
- a CDS encoding (2Fe-2S)-binding protein, translating to MLLTVNGRPRQIDVPDDESLLMTLRERLALTGAKAGCDRGECGACTVHVDGEPVYACLVLTRAIEGAHITTIEGLAATADVLHPVQRAFVSCDAVQCGFCTPGQVMAAVALLERSPSPTEAEIAEAMSGNLCRCGTYPSIRRAILEVVSSRAADPAVLP from the coding sequence ATGCTGCTGACCGTGAACGGCCGGCCCCGCCAGATCGACGTCCCGGACGACGAGTCTCTGCTTATGACGCTCCGCGAGCGGCTGGCGCTGACCGGGGCCAAGGCTGGATGCGACCGCGGGGAGTGTGGCGCCTGTACGGTGCACGTGGACGGCGAGCCCGTCTACGCGTGTCTCGTACTGACCCGCGCGATCGAGGGCGCGCACATCACCACGATCGAAGGACTCGCGGCGACGGCGGACGTGCTGCACCCGGTGCAGCGGGCGTTTGTGTCGTGCGACGCCGTCCAGTGCGGGTTCTGCACCCCGGGCCAGGTCATGGCCGCGGTCGCGCTGCTCGAGCGATCCCCCAGTCCGACCGAGGCGGAGATTGCGGAGGCGATGAGCGGGAACCTGTGTCGTTGCGGGACCTATCCCAGTATCCGCCGGGCGATTCTCGAGGTCGTCTCG